The genomic window GCATGTCGGCTTCTTGGCAAGGACTGATCAACGCTGAAATTTCAGGTAGTCATCAATATCATAAAACTGTGTGTTTTTGCCGCCTAAATACATTCTTGTCCACCACAATACTGTCAGGGGCTGGATTACTGCAAAGGACAGAACAAAATCGGCAAAGGACCAGAATGTGCTGAGTATTTCAATGGAACTCAGGACTTCTCCTGCTACTCCTGTGAGTATTGACAGGCCAATCAGAATCAACCAGAGGATGACTGTATCAAGTTTATTGTTCATGAAAAATGAGAACCCTTCTTCCAGGGCTTCCAGGGGCTCCAGTCCACCGACAACCAGTGCATATTCTGCAAAAGTAAAAACCAGCTTTACCACGATAGCATAGAATATCCAGACAAATATTCCAAAAACAAGGATCAATGTTCCAGATAGTGCTTCTTCAGGATTTTGCATCAATATGCTCAGATCCCCGATTGCCAGTATTCCGGGGACTACGAAGATTATTCCTGCGAGGATAATCAGCATTACTATGAATCTGGTAAGGAAGAGGTTGATAAGGTTCTTTTTTCCTGATTTAAACATTTCATTGATGCTGGTGGACCCGTCTTTAAGAGCTTTTTTTGCCATTCCTATGGCTCCGCCGTAAAAATAGGAACTTATCAGGGTGGATACTACGAATGCTACGATAAACAGGAGTATGAACAATCCCATATTTTCATAAAAGGCGGCTGTGAGGACTTCAAATGCCATTTCAGGATTGATATTTGTGGGATCTGTTGTAATTTCCTGCATTGCAGGCATAACAAATATAATGACCGCAACCATGAATATAACAAACATTGCAAATATGCCTGCAAATATGTTCAAAAAGAATGGGATGCAAATATTGAGATTGTGTGTCCAGGTCTGAAAGCCTTTTCTCAGAACCGTATTTATATTTTCCATTAAATATTATCTCCCGAT from Methanohalophilus halophilus includes these protein-coding regions:
- a CDS encoding DUF7847 domain-containing protein — translated: MENINTVLRKGFQTWTHNLNICIPFFLNIFAGIFAMFVIFMVAVIIFVMPAMQEITTDPTNINPEMAFEVLTAAFYENMGLFILLFIVAFVVSTLISSYFYGGAIGMAKKALKDGSTSINEMFKSGKKNLINLFLTRFIVMLIILAGIIFVVPGILAIGDLSILMQNPEEALSGTLILVFGIFVWIFYAIVVKLVFTFAEYALVVGGLEPLEALEEGFSFFMNNKLDTVILWLILIGLSILTGVAGEVLSSIEILSTFWSFADFVLSFAVIQPLTVLWWTRMYLGGKNTQFYDIDDYLKFQR